A window of Candidatus Jettenia caeni contains these coding sequences:
- a CDS encoding ABC transporter ATP-binding component has product MDTDNCITLKDLAIGYKGKIILSDINFSLKKGEFAVLFGSNGSGKTTLFKTILRIIPPIQGTILYGNSQYPKFGYVPQRKYLDEIYPFTAEEVVLMGTFGSIKPFSPSPASNHILVNQCLKDVGMFELRKQLFSELSGGQKQRILIARSLVTKPDVLLLDEPITGVDIHAQRKITELISELHKKRKLTIMMVTHEVHHIPRWVNKIIHIHHYKVVLGSLEEIISLSRIDEIPN; this is encoded by the coding sequence ATGGATACCGACAACTGCATCACACTAAAAGACCTGGCTATTGGGTATAAGGGAAAAATCATCCTCAGTGATATTAATTTCTCATTAAAAAAAGGGGAATTTGCAGTCCTGTTTGGATCAAACGGTTCAGGCAAAACCACATTGTTCAAGACCATTTTACGGATTATTCCCCCTATTCAGGGTACCATTCTTTATGGTAATAGCCAGTATCCGAAATTTGGTTATGTACCGCAACGCAAGTATTTAGATGAAATATATCCATTTACCGCAGAAGAAGTAGTATTAATGGGCACTTTCGGATCGATAAAACCATTTAGTCCAAGTCCTGCATCAAATCACATTTTAGTGAACCAATGTTTAAAGGATGTTGGAATGTTTGAGTTAAGAAAACAGTTGTTCTCTGAGCTGTCCGGAGGACAAAAACAGCGTATACTGATAGCCCGGTCACTCGTGACAAAACCTGATGTTTTACTGCTTGATGAACCCATTACAGGAGTTGATATCCATGCACAAAGGAAGATTACAGAGCTTATTTCTGAATTGCATAAAAAGCGCAAATTAACGATTATGATGGTTACTCACGAGGTTCATCATATTCCAAGATGGGTAAATAAAATAATCCATATTCATCACTATAAAGTGGTACTTGGCTCATTGGAAGAGATAATTTCTTTATCAAGAATTGATGAAATACCAAATTAG
- a CDS encoding ABC transporter substrate binding component translates to MKIKYQICLCLLFVSGWMSVAYAKLNIVASTSDLGALAAEIGKDKVTVTSIAKPTEDPHFVDAKPSFIVKLNKADMLIEGGLQLEIGWLPPLVMGARNKKILPGQAGYLTASTGVEIVDVPKTPGDRSMGDIHSFGNPHFILDPSNGKIVATHICERLCQIDTVNCNYYKNNLQDFVRRLDQKLSEWQKILQPFQGTKIVTYHKTFPYLARRFNLNVLGTLEPKPGVPPSPSHLNSLIPMMKNEGVKLIIIEEFRERKIPEFAASQTGAKIVILPIMVGGQKETKDYLALFDYIIKQIASALKT, encoded by the coding sequence ATGAAGATAAAATACCAAATATGCCTTTGTCTGTTATTTGTTTCCGGCTGGATGTCTGTTGCCTATGCAAAACTAAATATCGTCGCATCAACATCTGATTTGGGCGCCTTAGCTGCTGAAATTGGAAAAGATAAGGTTACTGTTACTAGCATTGCAAAACCCACAGAAGACCCCCACTTTGTGGATGCAAAACCTAGTTTTATTGTTAAACTGAATAAAGCAGATATGCTTATTGAGGGAGGATTGCAGTTAGAAATCGGCTGGTTACCACCCTTGGTTATGGGAGCAAGGAATAAAAAAATACTTCCAGGGCAAGCCGGATATTTGACTGCCTCCACGGGAGTTGAAATAGTAGATGTACCCAAAACCCCTGGCGATCGTTCTATGGGTGATATTCATTCTTTTGGAAATCCACATTTTATATTGGACCCATCCAATGGCAAGATAGTTGCGACACATATTTGTGAACGCCTCTGTCAAATCGATACCGTAAATTGTAACTATTATAAGAATAATCTACAGGATTTTGTGAGAAGGCTAGACCAGAAATTATCTGAATGGCAAAAAATATTACAACCCTTTCAAGGGACAAAAATCGTTACGTATCATAAGACCTTTCCTTATCTTGCACGGCGATTTAATTTGAATGTATTGGGAACGCTTGAGCCAAAACCTGGCGTTCCACCTTCTCCCTCACATCTAAACAGCCTTATTCCCATGATGAAAAATGAAGGAGTAAAATTGATCATTATTGAAGAGTTCCGGGAACGCAAAATACCTGAATTTGCTGCATCCCAGACAGGAGCAAAGATCGTTATTTTGCCCATCATGGTCGGAGGTCAAAAAGAAACCAAAGATTATTTAGCCCTTTTTGATTATATTATTAAGCAAATTGCATCAGCCCTTAAAACGTAA
- a CDS encoding ABC transporter permease component has product MEQLGEILNPHFLLRNALYAGLLVGLVCPQVGIFFVLRRMILLGIALPQVSNAGIAFAFLMHTLGWHLFYHMESEKVMALSGSIVFTFIAIFTLAILERKQKGFAENRIGFTYALAGAASILFVAWNPYGQTEVLSMLKGEIISIPDIYVLSMLIIYGTIFIFLIGFHRNFILVSYDIDMATTLGKNVILWDTLLYLIIGIIISFGVMTVGPLVIFGFLLIPPMAAKMVTRGIFLFCIVSSVIGIFTSFIGFYISYRFDLPTGPTDVALLCVIFMLLSLGKIFFRLKR; this is encoded by the coding sequence ATGGAACAATTAGGAGAAATATTGAATCCGCATTTTCTTTTGCGAAATGCCCTGTATGCAGGATTATTGGTAGGTCTCGTATGCCCACAAGTGGGTATATTTTTTGTATTACGCCGTATGATTTTACTAGGCATAGCCTTACCTCAGGTATCAAATGCCGGAATTGCCTTTGCATTTTTAATGCATACCTTAGGATGGCATCTTTTCTATCATATGGAATCTGAAAAAGTTATGGCCCTTTCAGGTTCGATTGTTTTTACGTTCATTGCTATATTTACCCTGGCAATTCTCGAACGCAAGCAAAAAGGGTTTGCTGAAAACCGTATAGGTTTTACTTATGCCCTTGCAGGAGCGGCCTCCATACTGTTTGTTGCCTGGAACCCGTATGGACAAACAGAAGTACTTTCTATGCTTAAAGGAGAGATTATATCTATTCCGGATATTTATGTGTTATCAATGCTTATTATTTATGGCACTATTTTCATTTTTTTAATCGGTTTTCATCGCAATTTTATCCTGGTATCATATGATATCGATATGGCTACCACCCTTGGTAAAAATGTTATCCTGTGGGACACCCTCCTCTATCTGATCATCGGTATCATTATATCATTCGGTGTAATGACCGTTGGACCGTTGGTTATATTTGGCTTCCTCCTGATACCACCAATGGCTGCGAAAATGGTCACCCGGGGTATATTCCTTTTCTGTATTGTTTCTTCTGTCATCGGAATTTTCACATCTTTTATTGGTTTTTACATCTCATACCGTTTCGATCTTCCAACAGGCCCCACAGATGTAGCATTGCTTTGCGTCATATTTATGCTGCTCTCTTTAGGAAAAATATTTTTCCGGCTCAAGAGATAA